One part of the Desulfonema ishimotonii genome encodes these proteins:
- a CDS encoding trimethylamine methyltransferase family protein: MKPQIKFLSDEEIGRLHEHALKILQEIGMRLPHKEALELLEKAGAEITDDSVVKIPEHMVNTALKTVPKRKDVTLYGRDPKHDITFTGHNPSLTCMTMAVNVIDPYTREKRLATNDDLAALTRIADQLENIGVNGGLVTPQEVPGDYNDWYTWATTLKNTTKHITGGMFGARCVRDAAKMASVAVGGEDRFRERPFISGWVLTLPPFGIDTESLDALMEMSRWKIPAIISSGSILGTSSPVTIAGTVAQTHAEILACIVVSQLVNPGAPMIYTSFARGVDMKSGNISMACPEFGILKVAMSQMGRSLDLPIRMPALLRDAKVLDAQAGFETGMVGTVTGLAADLMDSMQLDMDLVVDFPDLVFCNECMAGIKRMAAEVEVNDNTLALETMKAVGPGGNFLAQTHTFQNFRKELWHPELLERRNWGLWEKDGSPDIFKVAEKKVLEMLEAEPVKLLSPEAEAEIDDIVIKAQS; the protein is encoded by the coding sequence ATGAAACCCCAGATCAAATTTCTGTCAGATGAGGAAATCGGACGCCTGCATGAACATGCCCTGAAAATCCTTCAGGAAATCGGGATGCGGCTGCCCCACAAGGAGGCCCTGGAACTCCTGGAAAAAGCCGGTGCGGAGATCACGGACGACAGTGTCGTGAAGATACCGGAGCATATGGTCAACACCGCCCTGAAAACCGTTCCGAAACGGAAAGACGTGACCCTCTATGGCCGGGACCCCAAACATGATATCACCTTTACCGGTCACAATCCGTCTCTCACCTGCATGACCATGGCCGTGAACGTCATTGACCCCTACACCCGCGAAAAACGGCTTGCCACCAACGACGATCTGGCCGCGCTGACCCGGATTGCCGACCAGCTTGAAAATATCGGGGTCAACGGCGGATTGGTGACGCCCCAGGAGGTGCCCGGAGATTATAATGACTGGTACACCTGGGCCACGACCCTTAAAAACACCACCAAACACATCACCGGCGGAATGTTCGGTGCCCGGTGCGTGCGCGATGCCGCCAAAATGGCCTCCGTTGCCGTGGGCGGGGAAGACCGGTTCCGCGAACGCCCCTTTATTTCCGGCTGGGTCCTGACCCTGCCGCCCTTTGGCATTGACACGGAATCCCTGGACGCCCTGATGGAAATGAGCCGCTGGAAAATTCCGGCAATCATCAGCTCCGGCTCCATTCTGGGTACCTCCTCACCGGTGACCATCGCCGGGACAGTGGCCCAGACCCACGCGGAAATTCTGGCCTGCATCGTCGTCTCCCAGCTGGTGAACCCCGGCGCCCCCATGATCTACACCAGCTTTGCCCGCGGGGTGGACATGAAGAGCGGCAATATCTCCATGGCCTGCCCGGAATTCGGGATTCTGAAGGTGGCCATGTCGCAGATGGGCCGCTCCCTGGACCTGCCCATCAGGATGCCCGCCCTGCTCAGAGACGCGAAGGTGCTGGATGCCCAGGCCGGTTTTGAGACCGGAATGGTGGGAACCGTCACCGGTCTGGCAGCGGATCTCATGGATTCCATGCAGTTGGATATGGACCTGGTCGTCGATTTCCCGGATCTGGTTTTCTGCAACGAGTGCATGGCCGGGATCAAACGCATGGCCGCAGAGGTCGAGGTCAATGACAATACCCTCGCACTGGAAACCATGAAGGCGGTCGGCCCGGGCGGAAATTTCCTGGCCCAGACCCACACCTTTCAGAATTTCCGCAAGGAACTCTGGCACCCGGAGCTGCTGGAACGCCGGAACTGGGGCCTGTGGGAAAAAGACGGCTCCCCTGACATCTTCAAGGTGGCGGAAAAGAAGGTCCTTGAAATGCTTGAGGCCGAACCGGTAAAACTGCTTTCCCCGGAAGCAGAAGCCGAGATTGACGACATTGTCATAAAGGCCCAATCCTGA
- a CDS encoding GntR family transcriptional regulator, with amino-acid sequence MQKLTPLNQPVSLSKMAYDAIRRFILSGQMKHDEIYNEMGIAKELGISRTPVREALLELSSQGLITFLPRKGLKVNKLTDRDIDEIFEVRKAIELAAVERISKNADTFDLSLIETSLEDMRKAAADKNYLRFMDLDLSFHMAFCELTGNRRMLAIMQNIHDMIHMLGTQSLAKDDRMEEAIREQENILEAVRHGKTMEARVLMEAHLERSKASAEKATG; translated from the coding sequence ATGCAAAAACTTACACCACTGAATCAGCCCGTATCTTTGTCCAAAATGGCCTACGATGCCATACGCCGCTTCATCTTGTCAGGCCAGATGAAGCACGATGAAATTTACAATGAGATGGGGATCGCAAAGGAACTGGGCATTTCCAGAACACCCGTCAGAGAAGCCCTGCTCGAACTATCCTCCCAGGGGCTGATCACCTTTCTGCCGCGCAAGGGGCTGAAGGTTAACAAGCTCACGGACCGTGATATTGATGAAATCTTCGAGGTTCGGAAAGCCATTGAACTGGCCGCTGTGGAAAGAATCAGTAAAAACGCAGACACTTTTGATCTCAGCCTCATCGAAACCTCTCTGGAAGACATGCGAAAGGCTGCCGCAGATAAAAATTATCTCAGGTTCATGGACCTCGACCTCTCTTTCCATATGGCTTTCTGCGAGTTGACCGGCAATCGGCGGATGCTGGCAATCATGCAAAATATTCATGATATGATCCACATGTTAGGTACGCAATCCCTTGCAAAAGACGACCGGATGGAAGAGGCCATCAGGGAACAGGAAAATATTCTTGAAGCGGTCAGGCACGGCAAAACAATGGAAGCCAGGGTGCTGATGGAGGCCCATCTTGAGCGGAGCAAGGCATCCGCCGAAAAGGCAACGGGCTGA
- a CDS encoding Eco57I restriction-modification methylase domain-containing protein, giving the protein MSETCQQLFTDNFLTSVWKTEYADYLEKRDGEILAYLRNWSEKGFQKETESEGAFADIFFKKIWGYAASGETAKDDGYTCHPQFPIPNAGQKGGTGKADMALGYFGGDDAVSKIPQVLCEFKDIRSGLDNEQNRKGNKRSPVRQCADYLREANNAFAPYGHEPVRAKWAIVTDMNEFRLYHRQSIPHRYQKFVITPPGAETAVPLTEESDRAAMQRFFFWKMFQPFSLLSVGGSGPLEKLMKNQLILEKELEKDFYREYHAYREKVFRIIVAANPDFRGTKGRLVRMTQRFLDRCLFIMFCEDMGAALNYPPNLLRDVLIKHSLDEFYDPDGNMAWEKVRKLFAAMRDGTPFLKHPINRFNGGLFAEEPEMESLTIPTILFCAEHQGTNEETLFSEPKTLLYLSAKYNFGTKAATEERSIGLYTLGRIFEQSITDLEFMEARADGRVSLTELSKRKRDGVYYTPEWVTDYIVAETVGAKLEDIRAELGFDALPPVTDENIGQYLARQKDKRKKAVPHVSEYLSLLDQYADALNDVKIVDPACGSGAFLIQAFERLFRERQWIASEKERIERKASLFDMEREMKAVLSDNLFGVDINPESVEITRLALWLRTALPDKPLEVLDDNILCGNSLVGPDFYRNKSPELFPDEEKERINVFDWQAAFPGVFEKGGFDCVIGNPPYIKLQHFKKAMPEVTEYLLTATKADGSPKYESTRTGNFDMYLPFIEMGTELLNENGRMGYIAPNVWIVSDYGKGLRKKIHREGKLTKWIDFKSFQVFSEAITYTSLQFYSGSPQKSFNCYFAGDGNIACIDLNNADETVKYDEIEPEKVWNLVPRSERKFLASLDKRFIRLGDIDDLAVGFRGIETGADYLYQFRRIGHGQYHHAKGKDQNKIFEFEDQVMKPLVSGPEAERYTDPLTNTYVIFPYEIIDNSAVLISADKLSKNYPKTWNYFKANEELLRVRDKGKMRKKAGWYGYTRPMNLEKMDKPKLGISETVTKMAVFYDSKGEIATNNVRVGGILAKDHNEARFTQAILNAPVCDFVFKRIAKSKNGGYYEANKQYLLPLPIPKVNDDEKIKLAEMAKVLQELHTKRRNLLLAIDKRLDSSQIEKDKRKPQWLWADANNKKATEKRLEALSAYLRPGVTLKAENDNGEIRLLINDIPVIEGVFEDEDQAEFITAQWNRICRATNITEKFTAKKLVSLLCGLRKTDNPALMKQVVKFDAEIRELEREIDEKEAEINMQIYGLYGLSPEEIQMIESDKSRISV; this is encoded by the coding sequence ATGAGCGAGACCTGTCAGCAGCTTTTTACAGACAATTTTCTGACATCCGTGTGGAAGACCGAATACGCGGATTATCTTGAGAAACGGGATGGGGAGATTCTGGCATATCTTCGGAACTGGTCGGAAAAGGGCTTTCAGAAAGAAACCGAATCCGAGGGGGCCTTTGCAGATATTTTTTTCAAAAAGATATGGGGATATGCGGCTTCGGGCGAGACCGCGAAAGATGACGGCTACACCTGCCATCCGCAGTTTCCCATCCCCAACGCCGGGCAAAAAGGCGGAACCGGCAAGGCCGATATGGCGCTCGGCTATTTTGGCGGGGATGACGCGGTATCCAAAATTCCCCAGGTGCTTTGCGAATTCAAGGACATCCGTTCCGGGCTGGACAACGAGCAGAACCGAAAGGGCAATAAACGCAGCCCGGTGCGGCAGTGTGCGGACTATCTCCGGGAGGCGAATAACGCCTTTGCGCCCTACGGCCATGAACCGGTTCGGGCAAAATGGGCGATTGTGACGGATATGAATGAATTCCGCCTGTACCACAGGCAATCCATCCCGCACCGATATCAGAAATTTGTCATCACTCCGCCCGGGGCGGAGACCGCTGTGCCCCTGACGGAAGAAAGCGACCGGGCAGCCATGCAGCGCTTCTTTTTCTGGAAAATGTTTCAGCCTTTTTCTCTGCTGAGTGTCGGCGGTTCCGGTCCCCTTGAAAAGCTGATGAAAAACCAGCTGATTCTGGAAAAGGAACTGGAAAAGGATTTTTACAGGGAATACCACGCCTATCGGGAAAAGGTGTTCAGAATCATCGTGGCGGCCAACCCGGATTTCAGGGGCACAAAAGGCAGGCTGGTCCGCATGACCCAGCGTTTTCTGGACCGCTGCCTGTTTATCATGTTCTGCGAGGATATGGGCGCGGCTCTGAATTATCCCCCGAACCTGCTCCGGGATGTGCTGATAAAGCACAGTCTGGATGAGTTTTATGACCCGGACGGCAATATGGCATGGGAAAAGGTCAGAAAACTGTTTGCGGCCATGCGGGACGGGACCCCGTTTCTGAAACATCCCATCAACCGCTTCAATGGCGGGCTGTTTGCCGAGGAGCCGGAAATGGAGAGTCTGACGATTCCCACGATTCTTTTCTGTGCGGAACATCAGGGGACCAACGAGGAGACGCTGTTCTCGGAGCCGAAAACCCTGCTGTATCTGTCCGCGAAGTACAATTTCGGCACAAAGGCCGCCACCGAGGAAAGAAGCATTGGGCTGTACACGCTGGGGCGAATTTTTGAGCAGTCCATCACCGATCTGGAGTTTATGGAGGCCCGCGCCGATGGCCGGGTATCGCTGACCGAACTTTCCAAACGCAAGCGGGACGGCGTGTATTATACGCCCGAATGGGTGACGGATTATATTGTGGCGGAAACGGTCGGAGCAAAACTGGAGGATATCAGGGCAGAACTGGGCTTTGATGCGCTGCCTCCGGTGACGGATGAAAATATTGGACAATATCTGGCCCGGCAAAAGGATAAGCGGAAAAAGGCGGTTCCCCATGTCAGCGAATATCTGTCGCTGCTGGATCAGTACGCCGATGCGCTCAATGATGTAAAAATCGTGGACCCGGCCTGCGGTTCGGGCGCATTTCTGATTCAGGCATTTGAACGACTGTTCCGGGAACGGCAGTGGATTGCCAGCGAAAAAGAGCGGATCGAACGAAAAGCCTCCCTGTTTGATATGGAGCGGGAGATGAAGGCCGTGTTGTCCGATAATCTCTTCGGTGTGGACATCAACCCGGAATCGGTGGAGATCACGCGGCTGGCGCTGTGGCTGCGGACCGCGCTCCCGGATAAGCCGCTGGAGGTGCTGGATGATAATATTCTGTGCGGGAACAGCCTTGTGGGGCCGGATTTTTACCGGAACAAATCGCCGGAATTGTTCCCGGACGAAGAAAAGGAGCGGATCAACGTGTTTGACTGGCAGGCCGCCTTTCCCGGAGTGTTTGAAAAAGGCGGTTTTGACTGCGTGATCGGCAATCCGCCGTATATCAAGCTCCAGCATTTCAAAAAGGCCATGCCGGAGGTGACGGAATATCTGCTGACGGCAACAAAGGCGGACGGCAGCCCGAAATATGAGAGTACCCGGACGGGCAATTTTGATATGTATCTGCCGTTTATCGAGATGGGCACGGAACTGCTGAACGAAAACGGGCGCATGGGGTATATTGCCCCCAATGTGTGGATTGTCAGTGATTACGGAAAAGGATTACGAAAAAAAATCCATAGAGAGGGCAAACTTACCAAGTGGATTGACTTCAAGAGTTTCCAAGTTTTTAGTGAGGCAATCACCTATACATCACTACAATTTTACTCTGGCAGTCCCCAAAAATCCTTCAATTGCTATTTCGCAGGAGATGGAAATATCGCTTGTATAGACTTGAACAATGCTGATGAGACTGTAAAATATGACGAAATAGAGCCAGAAAAAGTGTGGAATCTCGTCCCCAGATCAGAGCGCAAATTCCTTGCTTCACTTGACAAACGTTTTATCCGATTAGGAGACATAGATGATTTGGCAGTTGGTTTCAGAGGAATTGAAACAGGTGCAGATTATCTTTATCAATTCAGACGCATAGGTCATGGACAATATCATCATGCCAAAGGTAAGGATCAAAACAAAATCTTTGAATTTGAAGATCAAGTAATGAAGCCTCTGGTATCTGGGCCTGAAGCTGAAAGATACACAGATCCTTTAACAAACACATATGTCATTTTTCCTTATGAGATTATCGACAACTCCGCAGTTCTAATATCAGCAGATAAGCTTTCAAAAAATTACCCCAAAACGTGGAATTATTTCAAAGCTAATGAAGAATTGCTTCGAGTACGAGATAAAGGAAAAATGCGCAAAAAAGCCGGTTGGTATGGCTATACCAGGCCGATGAATCTTGAAAAAATGGATAAACCCAAACTTGGTATTTCTGAAACAGTCACTAAAATGGCAGTGTTCTACGACAGTAAAGGGGAAATTGCGACAAATAATGTTCGGGTAGGTGGTATTTTGGCAAAGGATCATAACGAAGCCCGCTTTACTCAGGCTATCTTAAATGCCCCAGTATGTGATTTCGTATTTAAACGAATCGCAAAGTCAAAGAACGGTGGCTATTACGAGGCAAACAAACAATACCTTCTGCCTCTCCCTATTCCAAAAGTTAATGATGATGAAAAAATTAAGCTCGCTGAAATGGCGAAAGTCCTCCAAGAATTACACACAAAACGTCGTAACTTGCTGTTGGCAATTGATAAACGCTTAGATAGTTCGCAAATCGAAAAAGACAAACGGAAACCCCAATGGCTCTGGGCTGATGCCAACAACAAAAAGGCCACGGAGAAACGGCTCGAAGCACTGAGCGCTTATCTCCGCCCCGGGGTTACGCTGAAAGCGGAAAACGACAACGGCGAAATCCGGCTTCTGATCAATGACATACCGGTTATCGAAGGCGTCTTTGAAGATGAGGATCAGGCCGAATTCATCACCGCCCAATGGAACCGGATCTGCCGGGCCACCAATATCACAGAAAAATTCACCGCCAAAAAGCTGGTCAGCCTGCTCTGCGGACTCCGCAAAACCGACAACCCGGCCCTGATGAAACAGGTTGTAAAATTTGATGCGGAAATCAGGGAACTGGAGCGCGAAATTGATGAAAAAGAGGCGGAAATCAACATGCAAATTTACGGCCTCTACGGATTAAGCCCGGAAGAAATACAGATGATCGAAAGTGACAAAAGCCGAATCTCCGTCTGA
- a CDS encoding cytochrome c3 family protein, which translates to MKRIIKPLIFIALGLAIAFPLFSLSYYAMVRTSTPGFCASCHEIRFAYNTWRTSSHVNNAHGFVADCMDCHLPAPQHTFDFFYAKTFHGIKDVIAHFTQTEYDHEENRQKAYASFANEQCQKCHRNLLHIPNKRGAMLAHRTVVYPRPGYEKRCVDCHRDLVHNARENYQYKQYQPSYRGLGI; encoded by the coding sequence ATGAAACGGATCATCAAACCCCTGATTTTTATCGCCCTGGGCTTGGCGATCGCCTTCCCCCTTTTCAGCCTGAGCTACTACGCGATGGTCCGCACCTCCACCCCCGGCTTCTGCGCCTCCTGCCACGAAATCCGGTTCGCCTACAACACCTGGCGCACCTCCTCACACGTCAACAACGCCCACGGCTTTGTCGCCGACTGCATGGACTGCCACCTGCCCGCGCCCCAGCACACCTTTGACTTCTTTTACGCCAAAACCTTCCACGGCATCAAAGACGTGATCGCCCACTTCACCCAGACCGAATATGACCACGAAGAGAACCGGCAAAAGGCCTACGCTTCCTTTGCCAACGAACAGTGTCAGAAATGCCACCGGAACCTGCTCCATATTCCCAACAAGCGCGGGGCCATGCTGGCCCACCGGACCGTTGTCTATCCCCGGCCCGGCTATGAAAAACGGTGCGTGGACTGCCACAGAGACCTGGTTCACAACGCACGGGAAAACTATCAGTACAAGCAGTACCAGCCGTCTTACAGAGGGCTGGGCATCTAG
- a CDS encoding multiheme c-type cytochrome — MKRCRGIFSIIWGVAFILASGSTALGQNEGNMPKEKAFRIERSMPKEAVACIECHKREHPGLFADWANSRHASANITCYDCHKAEESDPDVSTSHYKQYERSDLKYGTKEYSVPVAAAVTPKDCSRCHPDESKQYSKSKHANTMEIIWKIDPWLNKGMNSDFERLNGCYHCHGTILRVKDGELDPATWPNVGVGRINLDGSKGSCTSCHSRHRFSVMEARKPEACGQCHLGPDHPQIEIFTESKHGNIYAAFGDQYNWGAAPGTWTPGVDFRGPTCASCHMSGSGTVMTSHDVTERLSWELQAPLTVRPADFKYFPAQTNWETERQKMSAVCQQCHGKVWTDGHFSQMDRTVEEYNNVYFKPAKQMLDDLYAKGLLDKTKFFDEAMEVEYYELWHHEGRRARMGAAMMAPDYSWWHGFYECKKRYNGFMEEGRHMIKENKKAYKAEDYPNATGDTTKPPEIFGKTE, encoded by the coding sequence ATGAAGAGATGTCGGGGGATTTTTTCAATCATATGGGGAGTGGCGTTCATCCTCGCTTCGGGCAGCACGGCCCTGGGGCAGAACGAGGGCAACATGCCCAAAGAAAAGGCATTTCGCATTGAGCGGAGTATGCCCAAAGAGGCGGTCGCCTGCATTGAGTGCCACAAACGGGAGCATCCGGGCCTGTTTGCGGACTGGGCCAACAGCCGCCACGCCAGCGCCAATATCACCTGTTATGACTGTCACAAGGCTGAGGAATCCGACCCGGATGTGAGTACGTCCCATTACAAACAGTATGAGCGCTCGGACCTGAAATACGGCACCAAAGAATACAGCGTCCCGGTTGCGGCAGCAGTCACGCCCAAAGACTGTTCCCGGTGTCACCCGGACGAATCCAAACAGTACAGCAAAAGCAAACATGCCAATACCATGGAGATCATCTGGAAGATCGACCCCTGGCTCAACAAGGGCATGAACAGCGACTTTGAACGGCTCAACGGCTGCTACCACTGCCACGGCACCATCCTCAGAGTGAAGGACGGCGAGCTGGACCCGGCAACCTGGCCCAATGTGGGGGTCGGGCGGATCAACCTGGACGGCAGCAAGGGGAGCTGCACAAGCTGTCACAGCCGACACCGGTTTTCCGTCATGGAGGCCCGCAAGCCCGAAGCCTGCGGCCAGTGTCACCTGGGGCCGGATCATCCCCAGATCGAGATCTTCACGGAATCCAAGCACGGGAACATCTACGCGGCCTTCGGCGACCAGTACAACTGGGGGGCCGCGCCCGGCACATGGACGCCCGGGGTTGACTTCCGGGGACCGACCTGCGCCTCCTGCCACATGTCCGGGTCCGGCACGGTGATGACCAGTCACGATGTCACCGAGCGCCTGTCATGGGAGCTTCAGGCCCCGCTCACGGTGCGGCCTGCTGATTTCAAATATTTTCCGGCCCAGACCAACTGGGAGACCGAGCGGCAGAAAATGAGCGCGGTGTGTCAGCAGTGTCACGGCAAGGTCTGGACAGACGGCCATTTCAGCCAGATGGACCGGACGGTGGAGGAGTACAACAACGTCTACTTCAAACCGGCAAAGCAGATGCTGGACGATCTCTACGCAAAGGGCCTGCTGGACAAAACAAAGTTCTTTGATGAGGCGATGGAGGTGGAATACTATGAACTCTGGCACCATGAGGGACGGCGCGCCAGGATGGGGGCGGCCATGATGGCCCCGGACTATTCCTGGTGGCACGGATTCTATGAATGCAAGAAACGGTATAACGGGTTCATGGAAGAGGGCCGCCACATGATAAAAGAGAACAAAAAGGCGTACAAAGCCGAGGATTATCCCAACGCCACGGGTGACACCACCAAACCGCCGGAGATTTTCGGAAAGACGGAGTAG
- the rsmI gene encoding 16S rRNA (cytidine(1402)-2'-O)-methyltransferase has protein sequence MDKKGHLYIVATPIGNMEDITLRAIRILAEADVVAAEDTRNTARLLSHHDIRANLISYHEHNEAERTQHLIHKLEQGESVALVSDAGTPCVSDPGYRLARTAIEKGVRVIPIPGVSAAITALSASGLPTDAFTFIGFPPRKKGKRTDLLRTLQSEPRTLIFYESPRRIAAFAEELLDILGDRYAVLSRELTKVYEEFIRGNLSHILEEIRHRPAIKGEITLLVGGFDAAAKEAVTAETLKAEIARSLDQKIKISEISKKISKKYGLPRKEIYGEALNVQQERKSS, from the coding sequence ATGGACAAAAAAGGACACTTATATATTGTTGCCACCCCCATCGGAAACATGGAGGACATTACGCTCAGGGCCATTCGCATTCTGGCGGAAGCGGATGTTGTGGCAGCGGAAGATACAAGAAATACAGCCAGATTACTTTCACATCATGATATCAGGGCCAATCTGATCTCCTACCATGAACACAACGAGGCCGAGCGGACCCAGCACCTGATTCATAAGCTTGAGCAGGGGGAATCTGTTGCGCTGGTATCGGATGCCGGAACCCCCTGCGTATCCGATCCCGGCTACCGTCTGGCCCGCACTGCAATTGAAAAAGGGGTAAGGGTCATACCAATTCCGGGCGTGTCTGCGGCCATTACGGCCCTCAGCGCGTCGGGGCTGCCCACGGATGCGTTCACCTTTATCGGGTTTCCGCCCCGGAAAAAGGGGAAGCGGACGGATCTGCTCAGGACATTGCAAAGCGAACCCCGGACGCTTATTTTCTATGAGTCTCCCCGGCGCATCGCGGCCTTTGCGGAAGAGCTGCTCGACATTCTGGGGGACCGATACGCGGTCCTCTCCAGGGAGCTGACCAAGGTCTACGAGGAGTTCATCCGGGGCAATCTCTCCCATATTCTCGAAGAGATCCGCCACCGGCCCGCCATAAAGGGTGAAATCACCCTGCTGGTGGGGGGCTTTGATGCGGCGGCAAAAGAAGCGGTCACGGCCGAGACCCTGAAGGCGGAAATTGCCCGGTCACTGGACCAGAAGATAAAAATTTCGGAGATCTCCAAGAAGATCTCAAAAAAATACGGCCTCCCCCGGAAAGAGATCTACGGGGAGGCATTAAATGTACAACAGGAAAGGAAATCGTCATAA
- a CDS encoding acetate--CoA ligase family protein → MDKLDAIFSPRSVAVVGASASPGKVGHDIFANILKGGYKGILYPVNPKAKSILSVRAYPSVRDIPDSIDLAMIILPPALALKAVEDAVEKGVKGVVIVSAGFREVGAEGRAVEDRIVDMCRKAGVRLVGPNCLGVINPLANVSLNGSFSARMPKAGNISFISQSGALCTSVLDFAADRDFGFSKFISIGNKADVDELDLLRYFHQDMDTEVIMIYLEELRRGPEFIEEVKKITSGDRPTPILAIKSGKTSAGAEAAASHTGALAGSEAVYDAIFEQSGIIRVDSINDLFDFASTFAYKNESMLGKFRRKIPDGNRVAIVTNAGGPGIVATDMTVSSGLQLAEFSDETIEALASHLPAAANLHNPVDVIGDAAQDRYENALAAVIRDENVDGALVILTPQSMTNALGTAEAIVKIARRTHKPILCCFMGIVDVSTGAKFLQENGVPVFRFPESAARAFGTLYRYSQWMNRHHLAPFKLKHDVAGAKKIIADCLKQGKDKLGELDGLNLLKCYGFSTLPTELAKSDAEAVKIADKMEYPVVMKIVSPQILHKSDAGGVKVGMKNADEVKAAFNEIVQNAKNYSPDADIHGVLLQQMAASGKEVILGSNRYPVFGPLIMFGFGGIFVEVFKDVAFRLAPIGRNEARRMSKKIKGYKLLRAFRGQPECDTETIEKLLVCLSDMVMNHPEIQELDINPLLVHEKGQGATVADCRMILKAEDAPETAAK, encoded by the coding sequence ATGGACAAACTTGATGCCATATTTTCACCCAGATCCGTTGCCGTTGTCGGCGCGTCAGCCTCCCCCGGAAAGGTGGGGCACGACATCTTCGCCAACATTCTCAAAGGCGGCTACAAGGGGATTCTCTACCCCGTCAACCCCAAGGCCAAATCAATCCTGAGCGTCCGGGCCTACCCGTCCGTCAGGGATATTCCCGATTCCATTGACCTTGCCATGATCATCCTGCCGCCGGCCCTGGCGCTCAAGGCCGTTGAGGACGCCGTTGAAAAGGGCGTCAAGGGCGTGGTCATCGTCTCCGCAGGCTTCAGGGAAGTCGGTGCTGAAGGACGTGCGGTGGAAGACCGTATCGTTGACATGTGCCGGAAGGCCGGTGTCCGGCTGGTCGGCCCCAACTGTCTGGGGGTCATCAACCCGCTGGCGAACGTGAGCCTCAACGGCAGCTTCTCCGCCCGGATGCCCAAAGCCGGAAACATCTCCTTCATCTCCCAGAGCGGCGCGCTCTGCACCTCGGTGCTTGACTTTGCCGCAGACCGGGATTTCGGCTTCTCAAAATTCATCTCCATTGGCAACAAGGCCGACGTGGACGAGCTGGACCTGCTCCGATACTTTCACCAGGACATGGACACGGAAGTGATCATGATCTACCTGGAGGAGCTGAGGCGGGGGCCGGAGTTCATCGAAGAGGTCAAAAAAATCACCTCCGGCGACCGGCCCACCCCGATTCTGGCCATCAAGTCCGGGAAAACCAGCGCAGGCGCAGAGGCCGCAGCCTCTCACACCGGAGCCCTTGCCGGTTCCGAAGCGGTGTATGACGCCATCTTCGAGCAGTCCGGTATCATCCGGGTTGATTCCATCAACGACCTGTTCGACTTTGCCAGCACCTTTGCCTACAAGAACGAGTCGATGCTGGGGAAATTCAGAAGAAAGATTCCCGACGGCAACCGGGTGGCGATCGTCACCAACGCAGGCGGCCCCGGCATTGTGGCCACCGATATGACCGTCTCCTCCGGGCTTCAGCTTGCCGAGTTCAGCGATGAGACCATCGAGGCCCTGGCCAGCCACCTGCCGGCCGCCGCCAACCTTCACAACCCGGTGGACGTGATCGGAGACGCGGCCCAGGACCGGTATGAAAACGCCCTGGCTGCCGTGATCCGGGATGAGAATGTGGACGGCGCGCTGGTCATCCTGACCCCCCAGTCCATGACCAACGCCCTGGGAACGGCTGAGGCCATCGTGAAGATCGCCCGGCGGACCCACAAGCCCATCCTCTGTTGCTTCATGGGGATCGTGGACGTGTCCACGGGGGCCAAATTCCTCCAGGAAAACGGCGTCCCCGTGTTCCGCTTTCCCGAAAGCGCGGCCAGGGCCTTCGGTACGCTCTACCGCTATTCCCAGTGGATGAACCGCCACCACCTGGCCCCGTTCAAACTGAAACACGACGTGGCGGGCGCAAAGAAGATCATTGCCGACTGCCTGAAGCAGGGCAAAGACAAGCTGGGCGAACTGGACGGCCTGAACCTCCTCAAGTGCTACGGCTTCAGCACCCTGCCCACCGAGCTGGCCAAAAGCGATGCCGAGGCCGTCAAGATCGCCGATAAGATGGAATACCCGGTGGTGATGAAGATCGTCTCCCCCCAGATCCTGCACAAGTCCGATGCAGGCGGGGTAAAAGTCGGCATGAAGAACGCCGATGAGGTGAAGGCGGCCTTTAACGAGATCGTTCAGAACGCCAAAAACTACAGCCCGGATGCCGATATTCACGGGGTACTCCTCCAGCAGATGGCCGCTTCCGGCAAGGAGGTCATCCTCGGTTCCAACCGCTACCCGGTGTTCGGCCCCCTGATCATGTTCGGTTTCGGCGGCATTTTCGTGGAGGTCTTCAAGGACGTGGCCTTCCGCCTTGCCCCCATCGGCAGGAATGAGGCCCGCCGCATGAGCAAAAAGATCAAGGGATACAAGCTGCTCAGGGCGTTCCGGGGACAGCCCGAATGCGATACCGAGACCATTGAGAAGCTGCTGGTCTGTCTCTCGGATATGGTGATGAATCACCCGGAGATTCAGGAGCTGGACATCAACCCCCTGCTGGTCCATGAAAAGGGCCAGGGCGCGACGGTGGCCGACTGCCGCATGATTCTGAAGGCCGAGGATGCGCCTGAAACCGCTGCAAAATAG